Proteins from a genomic interval of Mesobacillus sp. S13:
- a CDS encoding bifunctional homocysteine S-methyltransferase/methylenetetrahydrofolate reductase, which produces MSFLKRLENEILIADGAIGTLLHAYGAGTCYEELNVSHPDDIIQIHKAYINAGADLIQTNTYAANYIKLERYGLEDQVKEINSAAVKLARQAAGTDAYVLGTIGGNRGIRPSAIPIEEIKRSFREQLYCLLLEGVDGLLLETFYDMEEIETVLEIARKETNLPIIAQVSLQEIGIMQDQTPLQEAFHRLEDLGADLVGLNCRLGPHHMISSLEQIELPSKAFLSAYPNAGLPAYTDGKFHYEGDPEYFGKSAHSFRNQGVRLIGGCCGTTPEHIRAFADELKGSAPVLNKQIPEKKPKIIVTPTDIKRPVAPLHQVVQERPSVIVELDSPRKLDTTRFFEGARALKDTGIDAITLADNSLASPRISNAAIGQLVKEKVGLRPLVHLTCRDRNIIGLQSHLMGLHTLGLHDVLAVTGDPARVGDFPGASSVFDVSSFELIEMITQFNEGLSYSGKDLGQKGVFSIGAAFNPNVRSIDKAVLRMEKKIRAGAHYFISQPVYSEKMLLDVHEATKHIDAPIFIGLMPLTSSRNAEFLHNEVPGIKISQEVRDIMAKFNNEPLQSKREGIAITKGLIEAAAELFNGIYIITPFMNYEMSVELSSYANEYSSLLKRRKQNVNVVN; this is translated from the coding sequence ATGAGTTTTCTGAAACGCCTGGAAAATGAAATATTAATTGCCGACGGAGCGATCGGGACTCTCCTCCACGCTTATGGAGCCGGTACTTGTTATGAGGAGTTGAATGTTTCGCATCCTGATGACATCATCCAGATCCATAAAGCTTATATCAATGCAGGTGCCGATTTGATTCAGACGAACACCTACGCAGCAAATTATATAAAACTTGAAAGATATGGACTCGAGGACCAGGTAAAAGAGATTAATAGTGCGGCAGTTAAGCTCGCCCGCCAGGCAGCAGGCACTGATGCATATGTACTTGGAACAATTGGCGGGAACCGTGGTATAAGACCATCTGCCATCCCCATTGAGGAAATCAAGAGAAGTTTCAGGGAGCAGCTATACTGCCTTCTTCTTGAGGGTGTAGATGGACTGCTGCTGGAAACCTTTTATGATATGGAAGAAATCGAAACTGTGCTCGAAATTGCCAGAAAGGAAACCAATTTGCCGATCATCGCCCAGGTTTCCCTTCAGGAAATTGGGATCATGCAGGATCAAACTCCCCTTCAGGAGGCATTCCATCGACTCGAAGATCTTGGCGCAGATTTAGTTGGCCTAAACTGCAGGCTTGGACCTCATCATATGATTTCAAGCCTGGAGCAGATTGAGCTGCCTTCTAAGGCATTTCTTTCAGCCTATCCTAATGCCGGTTTGCCTGCTTATACGGATGGTAAATTCCACTACGAAGGCGATCCTGAATATTTCGGTAAGTCGGCCCACAGTTTCCGGAACCAGGGCGTAAGGCTGATTGGCGGCTGCTGCGGAACGACGCCTGAACATATTAGGGCATTTGCTGATGAGTTAAAGGGTTCAGCACCGGTGTTAAATAAGCAAATCCCAGAAAAAAAACCGAAAATTATTGTCACTCCCACTGATATAAAAAGGCCGGTGGCTCCGCTTCATCAAGTAGTACAAGAGCGCCCTTCTGTAATCGTGGAGCTTGATTCACCTCGGAAACTGGATACTACTCGATTTTTTGAAGGAGCAAGAGCACTAAAGGATACAGGGATTGATGCCATTACCCTGGCTGACAATTCACTTGCTTCGCCAAGGATTTCGAATGCGGCAATCGGACAGCTTGTGAAGGAAAAAGTCGGTTTGCGCCCGCTAGTGCATCTAACATGCCGTGACCGCAATATCATAGGACTTCAATCTCATTTAATGGGTTTGCATACACTTGGGCTGCATGATGTGTTAGCCGTTACCGGGGATCCTGCCCGAGTAGGTGATTTTCCAGGAGCATCTTCTGTATTTGATGTCTCTTCCTTTGAGTTAATTGAAATGATCACTCAGTTTAACGAGGGCCTTTCCTACTCTGGAAAAGATCTAGGACAAAAAGGAGTTTTTTCAATAGGTGCAGCTTTCAATCCGAATGTCCGTTCCATCGATAAGGCTGTCTTGAGGATGGAAAAGAAAATCCGGGCTGGTGCACATTATTTCATCAGCCAGCCAGTTTATTCTGAAAAAATGCTTCTGGATGTTCACGAAGCGACGAAGCACATCGATGCTCCTATTTTCATCGGACTAATGCCGCTTACGAGCAGCCGAAACGCGGAATTCCTTCATAATGAGGTTCCTGGCATCAAGATTTCACAGGAAGTCCGTGACATTATGGCGAAATTTAATAATGAACCACTGCAATCGAAAAGGGAAGGAATAGCGATTACAAAGGGTTTGATTGAGGCTGCAGCAGAACTGTTTAATGGAATCTATATCATCACCCCTTTTATGAATTATGAAATGAGCGTCGAATTGTCCAGCTACGCTAATGAATACAGCAGCCTTCTAAAGAGGAGGAAACAAAATGTCAACGTTGTTAACTGA
- the metC gene encoding cystathionine beta-lyase produces the protein MSHRYTFETQLLHNKHKVDPATGGVSVPIQHASTFHQFSADEFGKYDYSRSLNPTREALEEIIAELEGGVRGFAFSSGMAAISTAFLLLSQGDHVVVTEDVYGGTYRMVTQVLNRFGIEHTFVDMTDLEAVEQAIRPNTALLYAETPSNPLLKVTDIAAISEIAKSHGALTFVDNTFMTPYLQRPLELGADIVLHSATKFLSGHSDTVAGLAVVKDEELAKRLYCLQNSFGAVLGVQDAWLVMRGMKTLSVRMNQSQESAKRIAEFLHKQPFIKNVFYPGLLNHPQSGIQKQQAYGPGAVLSFVLENSELLSRFIEQLKLPVFAVSLGAVESILSYPAKMSHAAMPQHERERRGISDGLLRLSVGLESAEDLIADIDQALNSAGIFAVKKEEAK, from the coding sequence ATGAGCCATCGATATACATTCGAAACCCAGTTGCTGCATAACAAACATAAAGTAGACCCAGCCACTGGCGGAGTGAGTGTGCCCATCCAGCATGCCTCTACCTTCCATCAGTTTTCTGCGGATGAGTTCGGAAAATATGATTATAGCCGCAGCCTTAATCCCACCAGAGAGGCACTAGAGGAAATTATAGCCGAACTGGAAGGCGGTGTCCGCGGGTTTGCTTTTTCATCTGGCATGGCTGCTATTTCAACGGCATTTTTGCTTCTCTCGCAGGGAGATCATGTGGTCGTCACCGAGGATGTTTATGGAGGAACATACCGGATGGTGACACAGGTGTTGAATCGTTTTGGTATAGAGCACACTTTTGTCGATATGACCGACCTTGAGGCAGTGGAACAAGCGATCAGGCCAAACACAGCCCTGCTATATGCAGAAACGCCTTCCAACCCCCTGTTAAAAGTAACGGATATTGCCGCGATCAGCGAAATAGCGAAGAGTCACGGTGCCCTAACCTTTGTCGACAACACTTTCATGACACCTTACTTGCAGCGTCCTCTTGAACTCGGAGCTGATATTGTCCTTCACAGCGCCACAAAGTTTTTATCCGGCCATAGTGATACGGTCGCGGGTCTAGCAGTAGTCAAGGATGAAGAACTGGCAAAAAGGCTGTATTGCCTTCAGAACTCATTCGGTGCAGTCTTGGGAGTACAGGATGCATGGCTTGTGATGCGAGGCATGAAGACTCTGTCGGTCAGAATGAATCAGTCTCAGGAAAGCGCCAAGAGAATCGCTGAATTTTTACATAAACAGCCTTTCATCAAGAATGTTTTTTACCCTGGTCTTCTGAACCACCCTCAGTCAGGCATTCAAAAGCAGCAGGCTTATGGACCCGGAGCTGTATTATCTTTTGTACTTGAGAATTCAGAGCTTTTATCTAGATTTATAGAACAACTGAAACTGCCTGTTTTTGCAGTTAGTCTTGGAGCGGTTGAGTCCATCCTCTCCTACCCCGCAAAAATGTCCCATGCAGCCATGCCGCAGCATGAACGTGAAAGACGCGGAATCAGTGATGGCCTCCTCCGGCTCTCAGTAGGGCTAGAGAGCGCAGAGGACCTGATTGCGGACATTGACCAAGCTTTGAATAGTGCAGGGATTTTTGCAGTAAAAAAGGAGGAAGCCAAATGA
- a CDS encoding methionine biosynthesis PLP-dependent protein translates to MAEIDTKLAQLGNRSETITGAVNPPIYLTTAYRHEGIGRSSGYDYVRTGNPTREILEKAIADLEEGDRGFACSSGMAAIWTVLSLFEHGDEWIVSKDLYGGTYRLLEQGFKKWGLTSTYTDMSDLIEVKSAITQKTKALFVETPTNPLMEQADIEAIAKIAKENGILLIVDNTFYTPLLQKPLTLGADIVIHSATKYLGGHNDVLAGLIVAKGEHLCESLFLHHNGGGAVLSPFDSWLLIRGMKTLSLRMERHEKNASELVSYLQHHPAVKDVLYPGRGGMISFRVHSPAMVNPFLQSLSVITFAESLGGVESFITYPATQTHADIPAEIREKTGVCERLLRFSVGIENVEDLKSDLDHSFNKARLEVEVL, encoded by the coding sequence TTGGCAGAAATCGATACAAAGCTTGCGCAGCTTGGAAACAGGAGTGAAACAATAACAGGAGCTGTCAATCCACCAATTTATTTGACTACAGCCTATCGTCATGAAGGGATCGGCCGATCAAGCGGCTATGATTATGTCCGCACCGGCAATCCTACTCGTGAAATTCTTGAGAAGGCGATCGCAGACCTTGAGGAGGGTGATCGCGGCTTTGCCTGCAGCTCCGGAATGGCAGCAATCTGGACCGTTCTTTCACTATTCGAGCACGGAGATGAATGGATTGTCTCTAAGGATTTATATGGAGGCACTTATCGTCTTCTCGAACAAGGTTTCAAAAAATGGGGATTAACCAGTACTTATACTGACATGTCTGATCTAATCGAAGTCAAATCGGCCATAACACAAAAGACGAAGGCTCTTTTTGTAGAGACGCCGACGAATCCGCTGATGGAACAAGCTGATATTGAAGCAATTGCCAAGATTGCTAAAGAAAACGGTATTCTTCTGATTGTTGATAATACCTTTTACACTCCCCTGCTGCAAAAACCATTGACTTTAGGAGCAGATATCGTCATTCACAGTGCAACTAAATATCTTGGCGGTCATAATGATGTGCTTGCTGGGCTGATCGTGGCAAAGGGTGAGCACCTATGTGAATCCCTCTTCCTCCATCATAATGGCGGCGGAGCGGTCTTAAGTCCATTCGACTCCTGGCTGCTGATTCGTGGTATGAAGACATTGTCATTAAGAATGGAACGCCATGAGAAAAATGCCAGTGAATTGGTCAGTTATTTACAGCATCATCCTGCAGTGAAGGATGTCCTTTATCCCGGAAGAGGCGGAATGATTTCTTTCAGGGTACACTCCCCTGCCATGGTCAATCCATTTTTACAAAGTCTATCAGTCATCACGTTTGCTGAAAGTCTTGGCGGAGTTGAAAGCTTTATTACCTATCCTGCAACACAGACACATGCTGACATCCCGGCAGAAATACGAGAAAAAACGGGTGTTTGTGAACGGCTGCTGCGGTTCTCGGTGGGAATCGAAAATGTGGAGGATTTGAAATCTGACTTGGATCATTCATTCAATAAAGCACGCCTGGAGGTTGAAGTTTTATGA
- a CDS encoding M4 family metallopeptidase, with protein MKKKVVSLSLTASLALSGLVAATGFAAPTDSASKKFTKSHGAPEFVAGKLTNPSQKPAKDVVLGYLKTSKGKYNLGTNDGFVVKSQEADKLGGDVVRLQQVYNGVPVWGATQAARVDETGVLKVLSGTVSKGLDNKLVKASNKKSQRDAISVAEGDLGFKPDYEVAPSAELVVYPGEEQAVYAYHVTLNFLSPEPGNYQYFVNAATGEIINKYNALHTAGKTNPSLSGTNTVGSGVGVLGDTKTLNTLLSSGSYYLQDNTRGNGVFTYDAKNRQRTPGSLWVDADNNLNASYDGAAVDAHYYAGLTYDYYKNTFGRNSYDNKGAALKSTVHYGRSYNNAFWNGQQMVYGDGDGTTFIPLSGGLDVVAHELTHAVTDFSSDLVYQYESGALNEAISDIFGTLAEFHDNNNPDFEIGEDIYTPNKAGDALRSMSDPAKYGDPDHYSVRYTGTSDNGGVHINSGIINKAAYLLSEGGSHYGVSVPGVGTDKMGAIFYRANTVYFTSSTNFSQARAGAVQAAKDLYGSTSAEVNAVNKAFDAVGVY; from the coding sequence TTGAAAAAGAAAGTAGTTTCCTTAAGTTTAACGGCAAGTTTGGCATTAAGCGGATTGGTTGCGGCAACAGGCTTTGCTGCCCCAACGGATTCAGCTTCAAAGAAGTTCACAAAAAGCCATGGCGCTCCTGAATTTGTTGCCGGGAAGCTGACGAATCCATCCCAAAAACCAGCAAAGGACGTTGTTCTTGGATACTTGAAAACTTCAAAAGGAAAATACAACCTGGGAACAAATGATGGTTTTGTCGTTAAATCACAGGAAGCAGATAAACTTGGTGGAGATGTAGTCCGCCTTCAACAGGTATATAATGGTGTCCCTGTCTGGGGAGCAACACAGGCTGCAAGAGTGGACGAAACGGGAGTTCTTAAAGTTCTTAGCGGAACGGTCAGCAAAGGACTTGATAACAAACTTGTTAAGGCATCCAATAAAAAATCCCAAAGAGACGCCATCTCTGTTGCTGAAGGCGACTTAGGTTTCAAACCTGATTATGAAGTTGCGCCATCCGCTGAATTGGTTGTTTATCCTGGAGAGGAACAAGCAGTATACGCTTACCATGTCACGTTGAATTTCCTTAGTCCTGAACCAGGTAATTACCAGTATTTTGTCAACGCAGCAACTGGGGAAATCATCAATAAATACAATGCCCTACACACTGCAGGGAAAACCAATCCTTCTTTAAGTGGAACAAACACTGTTGGATCTGGCGTAGGAGTTCTTGGAGACACCAAAACATTGAATACTCTTCTTTCAAGCGGCTCTTATTATTTGCAGGATAATACACGTGGAAATGGAGTATTCACATACGATGCAAAGAATCGCCAGAGAACGCCAGGTTCCCTCTGGGTGGATGCTGATAATAATTTGAACGCTTCTTATGACGGTGCCGCAGTAGATGCTCACTACTATGCAGGGCTAACTTATGATTACTATAAAAATACTTTTGGCCGTAATTCTTATGACAATAAGGGGGCAGCTTTGAAATCCACTGTCCACTATGGAAGAAGCTATAACAATGCTTTCTGGAATGGCCAGCAAATGGTATACGGTGATGGAGATGGAACTACATTCATCCCACTTTCCGGCGGACTCGATGTAGTGGCACATGAACTGACACACGCTGTGACTGATTTCAGTTCGGACCTTGTTTACCAGTATGAATCAGGTGCTTTGAATGAGGCGATTTCTGATATCTTCGGTACGCTTGCTGAATTCCATGACAACAATAATCCTGATTTTGAAATCGGTGAAGATATCTACACACCAAATAAAGCCGGTGATGCCCTTCGTTCCATGAGCGATCCTGCTAAATATGGTGATCCGGACCACTATTCTGTGCGTTACACTGGCACATCGGATAATGGTGGAGTCCATATCAACAGCGGAATCATCAATAAAGCTGCCTACCTTCTGAGCGAAGGCGGTTCGCATTATGGAGTATCTGTACCAGGCGTAGGAACGGATAAAATGGGCGCGATTTTCTACCGAGCAAACACAGTCTATTTCACATCTTCCACTAACTTCAGCCAGGCACGAGCCGGAGCTGTACAAGCAGCAAAAGATCTTTACGGATCCACCTCCGCAGAAGTAAATGCTGTCAATAAAGCCTTTGATGCTGTAGGAGTTTATTAA
- a CDS encoding carbon starvation protein A has protein sequence MNSLWLAVIGMIVFAIGYRFYSKWVAEKIYRLDPNYVTPAHQYSDGVDFVPTKKMILWGHHFTSVAGAAPIVGPAIAVYWGWLPAFLWVTLGTVFAAGVHDFGTLVLSVRNKGQSVGTITNKLIGKRAKIMFLFIILILVLMVNAVFAWVIANLFVKFPASVLSVFLQIPLAIWIGYAVYKKKKGMLVPSLIALGVMYGAAILASRVPALQIDLVKYFGGADNTVLFGLSGVSMAFLVWIVVLMVYVYIASTLPVWKLLQPRDYINSHQLVVGLFILYAGLVFLQPEVTAPAMNAAATDVSWFPLLFITIACGAISGFHGLVSSGTSSKQLEKETDARFVGYLGAVGEGVLALIAIIAVVTVFATKADFTAAYSSFAAASAGGLGNFINGAAQLATGIWIPADIARTIVSIIVVSFAATTLDTSVRLMRYIIAEIGSEYNVQALTKTHVATTVAVVSSAALVLLPKGPNGFGSGGYLLWPLFGTSNQLLAGVSLLLVSIWLKRQGRNYLVTFIPMVFVFFMTLWAMIQQVIFQWSGYGSGELNMLLFGIGGLILIFVFWIILEAISAFSKNNPPPIGKEM, from the coding sequence ATGAACTCTTTATGGTTAGCCGTGATCGGGATGATTGTCTTTGCGATTGGCTATCGATTCTATTCCAAGTGGGTAGCAGAAAAGATTTACCGTCTCGATCCGAATTATGTGACACCGGCACATCAATATTCTGACGGGGTTGATTTTGTCCCAACAAAGAAAATGATCCTTTGGGGACATCATTTTACGTCTGTAGCCGGTGCGGCACCAATTGTAGGGCCAGCAATCGCCGTATATTGGGGTTGGCTGCCAGCATTCCTGTGGGTTACTTTGGGCACGGTCTTTGCTGCAGGTGTCCATGATTTCGGAACTCTTGTCCTCTCAGTCAGGAATAAGGGGCAGTCAGTAGGGACCATCACCAATAAACTGATTGGCAAACGCGCAAAAATCATGTTCTTATTCATTATTTTAATACTTGTTTTGATGGTCAATGCTGTTTTTGCATGGGTCATTGCCAACCTGTTTGTAAAATTCCCTGCGAGTGTTCTATCTGTCTTCCTTCAGATCCCGCTTGCAATTTGGATTGGTTACGCAGTTTATAAAAAGAAGAAGGGAATGCTTGTACCTTCATTGATAGCTCTGGGAGTCATGTATGGGGCGGCAATCCTTGCAAGCCGTGTGCCTGCACTCCAAATTGATCTTGTGAAGTACTTTGGCGGAGCGGATAATACTGTACTGTTCGGTCTTAGTGGTGTGTCAATGGCATTCCTGGTCTGGATTGTCGTTTTGATGGTGTATGTTTACATCGCCTCGACTTTACCTGTCTGGAAGCTTCTCCAGCCTCGCGATTACATCAATTCACACCAATTGGTTGTAGGTTTATTTATTTTATATGCCGGGCTGGTTTTCCTTCAGCCTGAGGTTACAGCTCCTGCTATGAATGCTGCGGCTACCGATGTTTCCTGGTTCCCGCTTTTATTCATCACAATTGCATGCGGGGCAATTTCAGGTTTCCATGGACTTGTTTCTTCAGGAACATCCTCCAAGCAGCTTGAAAAAGAAACCGATGCGCGGTTTGTTGGTTATCTCGGAGCAGTCGGTGAAGGGGTACTTGCCCTGATCGCTATCATTGCGGTAGTCACCGTATTTGCAACAAAAGCAGATTTTACTGCTGCTTATTCTAGCTTTGCTGCTGCAAGTGCAGGAGGCCTTGGCAACTTCATCAATGGTGCTGCACAGCTTGCAACTGGAATCTGGATTCCTGCAGATATTGCAAGGACGATTGTTTCCATTATCGTTGTCAGCTTTGCTGCTACAACATTAGACACATCCGTAAGATTGATGCGTTATATCATCGCTGAGATTGGAAGCGAGTACAACGTCCAGGCTTTGACAAAAACTCATGTAGCCACGACTGTAGCAGTTGTTTCAAGTGCTGCACTTGTACTATTGCCAAAGGGACCAAACGGATTCGGTTCTGGTGGATACCTGTTGTGGCCATTGTTTGGAACGAGCAACCAGCTTTTGGCAGGTGTAAGTCTTCTCCTTGTTTCCATCTGGCTGAAACGTCAGGGAAGGAATTATCTTGTCACCTTCATTCCAATGGTTTTTGTATTCTTCATGACACTCTGGGCAATGATTCAGCAGGTCATTTTCCAGTGGTCTGGTTATGGAAGCGGCGAGTTGAATATGCTGCTCTTTGGCATCGGCGGACTGATCCTGATTTTTGTATTCTGGATCATCCTCGAGGCAATCTCTGCTTTTAGTAAGAACAATCCGCCGCCTATAGGCAAGGAAATGTAA
- a CDS encoding cory-CC-star protein, with protein MGFYDQFKRAIAVYDEILRQPHRTEIARELRDEEDLFMLLCFSEMLGLPNPAFYYTLELYPVIIERFHDWHLRAGMEKSPLEGIRCC; from the coding sequence GTGGGATTCTATGACCAATTCAAACGCGCCATCGCTGTATACGATGAAATCCTCAGGCAGCCGCACAGAACGGAAATTGCCCGTGAGTTAAGAGACGAAGAAGACCTTTTTATGCTCCTTTGTTTTTCGGAAATGCTCGGCCTGCCTAACCCGGCATTTTACTATACTTTGGAACTCTACCCTGTCATTATCGAACGTTTCCATGATTGGCATCTGAGGGCTGGTATGGAGAAATCCCCGCTTGAAGGAATACGCTGCTGTTAG